In Carya illinoinensis cultivar Pawnee chromosome 7, C.illinoinensisPawnee_v1, whole genome shotgun sequence, the following are encoded in one genomic region:
- the LOC122316314 gene encoding uncharacterized protein LOC122316314 → MDRAITTYSIDDEVKVEDFIKEVSYTVLFNEAECVAKCVAKCLYSYDVAYQKSETVRYKRLLKICYEVITNAASYDGHTEDMISKLSAAVSRIRAKILYVTSKERFRRELDGIHYEMQVTDPT, encoded by the exons ATGGATAGAGCAATCACAACTTACTCAATCGATGATGAAGTTAAGGTTGAAGATTTCATCAAGGAGGTTTCTTATACTGTTTTGTTTAATGAGGCTGAGTGTGTGGCAAAGTGTGTGGCAAAGTGTCTTTACAG TTATGACGTTGCTTATCAGAAGTCAGAAACTGTTAGGTATAAACGTCTATTGAAGATTTGTTATGAGGTAATAACAAATGCAGCGTCATATGATGGGCATACTGAAGATATGATATCGAAGTT GTCTGCTGCTGTATCTAGAATCCGTGCTAAGATTCTCTATGTAACATCAAAGGAAAGGTTCAGAAGGGAGCTGGATGGCATCCATTACGAGATGCAGGTGACTGACCCAACATAA